In Candidatus Paceibacterota bacterium, a genomic segment contains:
- a CDS encoding HD domain-containing protein: protein MSYKIPKEILNVLERLEANGFEAYLVGGCVRDLLLNRKPKDWDATTNAKPEEIQKIFPDSFYENDFGTVGVITGSEDETLKAVEITPYRIEAKYTDKRHPDIVRFGDSLEEDLSRRDFTINAMALLVSQSAYLRSDGASEADDEILEEKFVEIRDPFGGKNDLKAKVIKTVGNPEDRFEDDALRIMRAVRLAAEVGFEIEPETVKTIKEKSHLLKAISMERIRDEFSKLLMSASPKKGIEETQEAGILKFVAPELEEGIGVGQNKEHIFTVWEHNLRALQHAADKNFSLEIRMAALFHDIGKPRTKWGEGIESTFYSHEVVGAKMTVEILSRLRYPKKFIEKVGKLVRWHLFFSDTDIITLSAVRRLARNVGEENVWDLMNVRFCDRIGMGRPKEEPYRLRKYESMVEEALRSPLNVSKLDIKGEDVMKAAAVEPGPKVGFILHALLEEVLDEPERNKKDYLSARSAELAKLPEEEIKALGEEGKARKDEEEQKELSEIRKKYGVR, encoded by the coding sequence ATGTCTTATAAAATTCCAAAAGAAATTTTAAACGTCCTGGAGCGGCTTGAAGCGAACGGTTTTGAGGCGTATCTTGTCGGTGGCTGCGTGCGCGATCTTCTTTTAAACAGAAAGCCGAAAGACTGGGACGCCACAACAAACGCCAAGCCCGAAGAAATACAGAAAATTTTTCCGGATTCTTTTTATGAAAATGACTTTGGCACTGTCGGCGTTATCACGGGTTCGGAAGACGAGACATTAAAAGCGGTGGAGATAACCCCATATAGAATAGAAGCTAAATATACAGATAAACGTCATCCGGATATAGTGCGTTTCGGCGACAGTCTTGAAGAAGACTTGTCTCGCCGCGATTTTACCATAAACGCCATGGCTCTTCTTGTATCGCAGTCGGCGTATTTGCGTTCGGACGGCGCAAGCGAAGCCGATGATGAAATTCTTGAAGAAAAATTTGTGGAAATAAGAGATCCTTTCGGAGGTAAAAATGACTTGAAAGCCAAAGTGATAAAGACAGTCGGCAATCCGGAAGACAGGTTTGAAGACGACGCATTAAGAATAATGAGAGCGGTGCGTCTCGCGGCCGAAGTTGGTTTTGAAATTGAGCCGGAAACCGTTAAAACAATAAAAGAAAAATCGCATCTTTTGAAAGCGATTTCCATGGAAAGGATACGCGACGAGTTTTCAAAATTGCTTATGTCGGCATCGCCCAAAAAGGGGATTGAAGAAACGCAGGAAGCGGGAATTTTGAAATTCGTGGCGCCGGAACTGGAAGAAGGAATCGGCGTGGGCCAGAATAAAGAGCATATTTTTACTGTGTGGGAACACAATCTGCGCGCTCTTCAGCACGCGGCTGACAAAAATTTTTCTTTGGAGATTCGCATGGCGGCGCTTTTCCACGATATCGGAAAACCTAGAACAAAATGGGGAGAAGGAATTGAATCCACTTTTTACAGCCATGAAGTTGTCGGCGCTAAAATGACCGTGGAAATTTTATCGCGGCTTCGTTACCCGAAAAAATTTATAGAAAAAGTGGGAAAGCTTGTGCGCTGGCATTTGTTTTTTTCGGACACGGACATTATCACTCTTTCCGCGGTGCGCCGCCTTGCGCGAAATGTCGGAGAGGAAAACGTTTGGGATTTGATGAACGTCCGTTTTTGCGACAGAATAGGGATGGGCAGGCCGAAAGAAGAGCCGTATCGTTTGAGAAAATACGAATCAATGGTGGAAGAAGCTTTAAGGTCGCCATTAAACGTTTCCAAGCTTGATATAAAAGGAGAAGACGTGATGAAAGCGGCGGCGGTTGAACCGGGGCCGAAAGTGGGTTTTATTCTTCACGCTCTTTTGGAAGAAGTTTTGGATGAGCCGGAGAGAAACAAAAAAGATTATCTTTCCGCGCGTTCAGCCGAGCTTGCTAAACTTCCAGAAGAAGAAATTAAAGCGCTTGG